In a single window of the Allobranchiibius huperziae genome:
- a CDS encoding HoxN/HupN/NixA family nickel/cobalt transporter yields the protein MVQSVADLTTGGRPGRLRSFAAEFTPADRRSVAGMALAVLALHVIGFVTLFAVVAPHHYPVGSQGVFGVGLGITAYTLGMRHAFDADHIAAIDNTTRKLLTDGKRPLSVGFWFSLGHSSVVFGLCVLLSFGVRALASSVKNGGSTLHTATAVVGTSVSGLFLWLIALLNLVALVGIVRVWRRARGGELDEEALEEHLRNRGFFNRFLGRLTRSVTRPTQMYPIGLLFGLGFDTATEISLLVIAGGAAAVALPWYAILTLPVLFTAGMSLLDAADGIFMGKAYKWAFAKPLRRLYYNATVTGLSIFVAVVIGSIELCSIFADQLRITRGPIAAVGSINLDGIGFVIVGVFVLTWLLAVGAWYAFGLNKRELTAS from the coding sequence GTGGTCCAGTCCGTCGCAGACCTCACCACGGGCGGTCGGCCGGGCCGGTTGCGTTCCTTCGCAGCCGAATTCACGCCGGCGGACCGCCGGTCGGTGGCCGGGATGGCGCTGGCCGTCCTCGCGCTGCACGTGATCGGCTTCGTCACTCTCTTCGCGGTCGTCGCCCCGCACCACTACCCGGTGGGCAGCCAGGGCGTCTTCGGCGTCGGCCTCGGCATCACGGCGTACACCCTCGGCATGCGGCACGCCTTCGACGCCGACCACATCGCCGCGATCGACAACACCACCCGCAAACTCCTGACCGACGGCAAGCGCCCGCTGAGCGTCGGCTTCTGGTTCTCCCTCGGTCACTCCTCGGTCGTCTTCGGCCTGTGCGTGCTGCTGTCCTTCGGGGTGCGCGCCCTCGCCTCGTCGGTCAAGAACGGCGGATCCACGCTGCACACGGCGACCGCGGTCGTCGGCACCTCGGTGTCCGGCCTGTTCCTCTGGCTCATCGCGCTGCTCAACCTGGTGGCGCTGGTCGGCATCGTGCGCGTCTGGCGGCGGGCGCGCGGCGGCGAGTTGGACGAGGAGGCCTTGGAGGAGCACCTGCGCAACCGCGGCTTCTTCAACCGCTTCCTCGGCCGGCTCACCCGCTCGGTCACCCGACCGACGCAGATGTACCCCATCGGACTGCTCTTCGGTCTCGGCTTCGACACCGCCACCGAGATCAGCCTGCTCGTCATCGCGGGCGGCGCGGCCGCGGTTGCGCTGCCCTGGTACGCCATCCTCACCCTGCCGGTCCTGTTCACCGCGGGCATGAGCCTGCTGGACGCCGCTGACGGGATCTTCATGGGCAAGGCCTACAAGTGGGCGTTCGCCAAGCCGCTGCGCCGGCTGTACTACAACGCCACCGTCACCGGGCTGTCGATCTTCGTCGCAGTCGTCATCGGCAGCATCGAGCTGTGCTCGATCTTCGCCGACCAGCTGCGCATCACCCGTGGCCCGATCGCCGCGGTCGGGTCGATCAACCTCGACGGCATCGGCTTCGTGATCGTCGGCGTGTTCGTCCTGACCTGGCTCCTGGCCGTCGGCGCCTGGTACGCGTTCGGCCTGAACAAGAGGGAACTGACCGCCAGCTAG
- a CDS encoding bifunctional riboflavin kinase/FAD synthetase, translating to MLRLTETADLPSGFGPSVVTIGNFDGVHLGHRTLLAAVVQRARREGLASVAVTFEPHPLAVLHPDHAPVLVSSLKDRLATMEQIGLDAVLVMPFTLELAAMSPRDFVREVFVDGLRAHAVVVGRDTRFGARNEGDVDTLRELGAEFGFEVQVQEDVGEGGRYSSTEVRSDLVAGDVAAASRILGRPHAVTGMVVRGAQRGRELGYPTANLAQDATGFVPADGVYAGWLVRIQHGGERLPAAISVGTNPTFDGTQRTVEAYVLDRTDLDLYDEVVAVEFTDRLRSNVRFDSIEPLIEQMGHDVDRARALLTGQ from the coding sequence GTGCTGCGCCTGACCGAAACCGCCGACCTGCCGTCGGGATTCGGTCCCAGCGTGGTCACCATCGGCAACTTCGACGGCGTACACCTCGGGCACCGCACGCTCCTGGCGGCCGTGGTGCAACGAGCGCGGCGCGAGGGGCTCGCCAGCGTCGCGGTCACCTTCGAGCCGCACCCACTGGCGGTGCTGCATCCCGACCACGCCCCGGTGCTCGTGAGCTCGCTGAAGGACAGGCTGGCCACGATGGAGCAGATCGGGCTCGACGCGGTGCTGGTGATGCCGTTCACCCTGGAGCTGGCCGCGATGTCACCCCGCGACTTCGTGCGAGAGGTCTTCGTCGACGGACTGCGTGCCCACGCGGTCGTCGTCGGCCGTGACACCCGGTTCGGCGCCCGCAACGAGGGCGACGTCGACACGCTGCGCGAGCTCGGAGCGGAGTTCGGCTTCGAGGTGCAGGTGCAGGAGGACGTCGGCGAGGGAGGCCGTTACTCCTCGACCGAGGTCCGCTCGGACCTGGTGGCGGGCGACGTCGCTGCCGCGTCCCGCATCCTGGGCCGCCCGCACGCCGTGACCGGCATGGTCGTTCGCGGTGCGCAGCGTGGACGCGAACTTGGTTACCCCACAGCGAATCTCGCCCAAGACGCGACCGGCTTCGTGCCCGCCGACGGCGTCTATGCGGGGTGGCTCGTGCGCATCCAGCACGGCGGTGAGCGGCTCCCCGCGGCCATCTCGGTCGGTACGAACCCGACGTTCGACGGCACCCAGCGCACGGTCGAGGCGTACGTGCTCGACCGCACCGACCTGGACCTGTACGACGAGGTGGTCGCCGTGGAGTTCACCGACCGGTTGCGCAGCAACGTCCGGTTCGACTCGATCGAGCCCCTGATCGAGCAGATGGGTCATGACGTCGATCGGGCGCGGGCGTTGTTGACTGGGCAGTAG
- a CDS encoding AMP-dependent synthetase/ligase: MISAQDEKYDQSAIDGRAPSVARLFLDRVKQTPSAHAYSYPSGEDWKQLTWAQAEERVRAIAGGLVAVGVQPGDRVAIASATRVEWALADLGVMLAAAATTTIYPTSTPDDVLYIVSDSGSTVVIAEDEAKVALLKQGRDAIPDVARVVVIDGESDGDWVLSLADLEKLGTDYVGDHEGVLEERVDQLGPQDLATLIYTSGTTGKPKGVRLPHDAWMYEVAATGSTGLLTPDDLQYLWLPLSHVFGKLLLTLPIQVGFPTAIDGRVDKIVENLAVVRPTWMGAAPRIFEKVYGRITTMMDDEGGVKAKLFHWASANGKQVAERRSEEKPVGALLGAQHRIGDKIVLAKIRERFGGRVRFFISGSAALNSEVAKWFDAMGMPVLEGYGMTETSAATCVNRPYANKIGTVGWPLPGTELKLADDGELLVKGPGVMQGYRGLDEATAETLTDGWLHTGDIAEILPSGHVRITDRKKDLFKTSNGKYVAPGQIEATFKGLCPYASQLVVEGESRTFVSALITLDEEAITDWAKSHGMAGQDYRTIVTSDAAREMVQGYVDKLNDGLNRWEQIKRFLILDHDLTVEDGEITPSLKLKRKVVITKYGDDLDALYA, from the coding sequence ATGATCAGCGCGCAGGACGAGAAGTACGACCAGTCCGCCATCGACGGGCGGGCACCGTCGGTCGCCCGACTCTTCCTCGACCGGGTCAAGCAGACCCCGTCGGCGCACGCCTACAGCTATCCGTCCGGCGAGGACTGGAAGCAGCTGACGTGGGCGCAGGCCGAGGAACGGGTGCGCGCCATCGCAGGCGGCCTGGTCGCCGTGGGAGTCCAGCCGGGTGACCGCGTCGCGATCGCCTCCGCCACCCGTGTGGAGTGGGCGCTGGCCGACCTCGGCGTGATGCTCGCCGCTGCTGCGACCACCACGATCTACCCGACCTCGACCCCGGACGACGTCCTCTACATCGTCTCCGACTCCGGCAGCACCGTCGTGATCGCCGAGGACGAGGCCAAGGTCGCCCTGCTCAAGCAGGGCCGCGACGCCATCCCGGACGTTGCCAGGGTGGTCGTGATCGACGGCGAGAGTGACGGCGACTGGGTGCTGTCCCTGGCAGATCTGGAGAAGCTCGGCACGGACTACGTCGGCGACCACGAGGGCGTCCTCGAGGAGCGGGTCGACCAGCTCGGGCCGCAGGACCTGGCCACCCTCATCTACACCTCGGGCACGACCGGCAAGCCGAAGGGCGTGCGGCTGCCCCACGACGCGTGGATGTACGAGGTCGCGGCGACCGGCTCGACGGGTCTGCTCACCCCCGATGACCTGCAGTACCTCTGGCTTCCGCTCTCGCACGTCTTCGGCAAGCTGCTGCTGACCCTGCCGATCCAGGTCGGCTTCCCGACCGCGATCGACGGTCGTGTCGACAAGATCGTGGAGAACCTCGCCGTCGTTCGCCCCACCTGGATGGGCGCGGCACCGCGGATCTTCGAGAAGGTCTACGGCCGCATCACCACGATGATGGACGACGAGGGCGGGGTGAAGGCCAAGCTCTTCCACTGGGCCAGCGCCAACGGCAAGCAGGTCGCCGAGCGCCGCTCGGAGGAGAAGCCGGTCGGCGCGCTCCTCGGCGCGCAGCACCGGATCGGCGACAAGATTGTGCTGGCCAAGATCCGCGAGCGCTTCGGCGGGCGCGTGCGCTTCTTCATCTCCGGGTCGGCCGCCCTCAACTCCGAGGTCGCCAAGTGGTTCGACGCCATGGGCATGCCGGTCCTGGAGGGCTACGGCATGACCGAGACGAGCGCCGCGACCTGCGTGAACCGCCCGTACGCCAACAAGATCGGCACGGTCGGGTGGCCGCTGCCGGGCACTGAGCTGAAGCTCGCCGACGACGGAGAGCTGCTGGTCAAGGGCCCTGGTGTGATGCAGGGCTACCGCGGGTTGGACGAGGCCACGGCCGAGACCCTGACCGACGGCTGGCTGCACACCGGCGACATCGCCGAGATCCTCCCCAGCGGCCACGTGCGCATCACCGACCGCAAGAAGGACCTCTTCAAGACCTCCAACGGCAAGTACGTCGCGCCGGGTCAGATCGAGGCCACCTTCAAGGGGCTGTGCCCCTACGCCTCCCAGCTGGTGGTGGAGGGTGAGAGCCGCACGTTCGTCTCGGCCCTCATCACCCTCGACGAAGAGGCCATCACGGACTGGGCGAAGAGCCACGGGATGGCGGGCCAGGACTACCGCACGATCGTGACCTCCGACGCCGCGCGCGAGATGGTGCAGGGCTACGTCGACAAGCTCAACGACGGCCTGAACCGGTGGGAGCAGATCAAGCGCTTCCTCATCCTGGACCACGACCTCACCGTCGAGGACGGCGAGATCACCCCGAGTCTGAAGCTGAAGCGCAAGGTCGTCATCACCAAGTACGGCGACGACCTGGACGCGCTCTACGCCTGA
- a CDS encoding TIGR03960 family B12-binding radical SAM protein — protein sequence MPGASIFYDLEPLLEQVSKPIQYVGGELNSTVKDWQCGGYDADGHELTVRWALMYPDAYEVGVPNQGVMILYEVLNERADTLAERTYSVWPDMEAAMRAAELPQFTVDAHRPVGEFDVFGLSFSTELGYTNMLTALDLAGIPLHAADRGEGDPIVLAGGHAAFNPEPVSDFIDAAVVGDGEEAVLAITDHISAWKRQGRPGGRRELLLRLARTGGVYVPAFYDVDYLPDGRIQRVAPAADTVGVPWRVSKHTVMDLDAWPYPKQPLVPLAESVHERMSVEIFRGCTRGCRFCQAGMITRPVRERSITGIGEMVKKGLEATGFEEVGLLSLSSADHSEIADIAKGLADRYEGTQTGLSLPSTRVDAFNIDLANELTRGGRRSGLTFAPEGGSERIRKVINKMVSEEDLIKTVAAAYGAGWRQVKLYFMCGLPTETDEDVLQIADLAKRVIDVGREVSGRRDIRCTVSIGGFVPKPHTPFQWCAQLDPEQTDARLAKLREAIRSDKRYGAAIGMRYHDGEPGLVEGLLSRGDRRVGRVIEAVWRDGGRFDGWSEHFSYERWMRCATAAFEGTDVDVAWYTTRERSEHEVLPWDHLDSGLDKDWLWADWQDALDETEVDDCRWTPCFDCGVCPQMNTDIQVGPTGKKLLPLSVV from the coding sequence ATGCCGGGCGCGTCGATCTTCTACGACCTCGAACCACTGCTGGAGCAGGTGAGCAAGCCGATCCAGTACGTGGGCGGGGAGCTCAACTCCACCGTCAAGGACTGGCAGTGCGGCGGGTACGACGCCGACGGTCACGAGTTGACCGTGCGGTGGGCGCTGATGTACCCCGACGCGTACGAGGTCGGTGTGCCCAACCAGGGCGTGATGATCCTGTACGAGGTCCTCAACGAGCGGGCGGACACCCTCGCCGAGCGCACCTACTCGGTGTGGCCCGACATGGAGGCGGCCATGCGTGCCGCCGAGCTGCCGCAGTTCACCGTCGACGCGCACCGCCCGGTCGGCGAGTTCGACGTCTTCGGACTCTCCTTCTCCACCGAGCTCGGCTACACCAACATGCTCACCGCGCTGGATCTGGCCGGGATCCCGTTGCACGCGGCGGACCGCGGCGAGGGCGACCCGATCGTCCTGGCCGGTGGCCACGCGGCGTTCAACCCCGAGCCGGTGTCGGACTTCATCGACGCCGCGGTCGTCGGCGACGGTGAAGAGGCCGTCCTCGCCATCACCGACCACATCTCCGCCTGGAAGCGGCAGGGCCGACCTGGTGGCCGTCGGGAACTGCTGCTGCGCCTCGCGCGCACCGGTGGTGTCTACGTGCCGGCGTTCTACGACGTGGACTACCTGCCCGACGGCCGCATTCAGCGCGTCGCGCCGGCCGCGGACACGGTCGGCGTGCCGTGGCGGGTCTCCAAGCACACCGTGATGGACCTGGACGCCTGGCCCTACCCCAAGCAGCCGCTGGTGCCGCTGGCGGAGTCCGTGCACGAGCGCATGTCGGTGGAGATCTTCCGCGGGTGCACCCGAGGCTGCCGCTTCTGCCAGGCCGGGATGATCACCCGGCCGGTGCGCGAGCGGTCCATCACCGGTATCGGCGAGATGGTCAAGAAGGGCCTGGAGGCCACCGGTTTCGAAGAGGTCGGGCTGCTGTCGCTGTCCTCGGCCGACCACTCCGAGATCGCCGACATCGCCAAGGGTCTCGCCGACCGCTACGAAGGCACCCAGACCGGGCTCTCCCTGCCGTCCACCCGGGTCGACGCGTTCAACATCGACCTGGCGAACGAGCTGACGCGCGGCGGGCGCCGTTCCGGCCTGACCTTCGCACCCGAGGGAGGCTCGGAGCGGATCCGCAAGGTCATCAACAAGATGGTGAGCGAAGAGGACCTGATCAAGACCGTCGCCGCGGCCTACGGCGCGGGCTGGCGGCAGGTCAAGCTCTACTTCATGTGCGGTCTGCCCACCGAGACCGACGAGGACGTGCTGCAGATCGCCGACCTGGCCAAGCGGGTGATCGACGTCGGCCGAGAGGTCAGCGGTCGCCGCGACATCCGCTGCACCGTCTCGATCGGCGGTTTCGTGCCGAAGCCGCACACCCCCTTCCAGTGGTGCGCGCAGCTGGACCCCGAACAGACCGATGCTCGCCTGGCCAAGCTGCGGGAGGCGATCCGCTCCGACAAGCGCTACGGCGCGGCGATCGGGATGCGCTACCACGACGGCGAGCCGGGCCTGGTCGAAGGACTGCTCTCCCGCGGCGACCGCCGGGTCGGGCGGGTCATCGAAGCCGTCTGGCGCGATGGCGGCCGGTTCGACGGCTGGAGCGAGCACTTCTCCTACGAGCGCTGGATGCGGTGCGCGACGGCTGCCTTCGAGGGCACGGACGTCGACGTGGCCTGGTACACCACCCGGGAGCGCAGCGAGCATGAAGTGCTGCCGTGGGACCACCTGGACTCGGGGCTGGACAAGGACTGGCTCTGGGCCGACTGGCAGGACGCGCTGGATGAGACCGAGGTCGACGACTGCCGCTGGACACCGTGCTTCGACTGCGGCGTCTGCCCGCAGATGAACACCGACATCCAGGTCGGGCCGACCGGCAAGAAGCTGCTTCCCCTGAGTGTCGTCTGA
- a CDS encoding excalibur calcium-binding domain-containing protein translates to MPRALPVVLTVCASLVPAATIVAPAHAAPAIVDFHGCKNLTKKYPHGVGRKGARDTGPHGARKKHPVTNFYVNTALYNANKHSDADKDGIACER, encoded by the coding sequence ATGCCCCGTGCCCTGCCCGTCGTCCTGACGGTGTGCGCCTCCCTCGTCCCCGCCGCCACGATCGTCGCGCCCGCGCATGCCGCGCCGGCCATCGTGGACTTCCACGGCTGCAAGAACCTGACCAAGAAGTACCCGCACGGGGTCGGCCGCAAGGGCGCACGTGACACCGGTCCGCACGGTGCGCGCAAGAAGCACCCGGTGACCAACTTCTACGTCAACACCGCGCTCTACAACGCCAACAAGCACTCGGACGCGGACAAGGACGGCATCGCCTGCGAGCGCTGA
- a CDS encoding TIGR03936 family radical SAM-associated protein, with protein sequence MPPRQRVPEGPAPDPAVQKLRIQYAKRGRLRFSSTRDFQRALERALRRASVPMAFSAGFHPHPRISYANAAPTGTASEAEYFEIQLREHRDPAVLHRDLDEALPDGLDVVVVREAATGALADLLEASDWVLDFADVDLATLTAATARLLASDRIEVTRMMKRGPRTFDVREAVLHAQAGPADGPPYASRLGLRLRHLTPAVRPDDVLSALVEVADLRPARPPLVTRSRQGPLRPDGTVADPLAATPDEVRAPD encoded by the coding sequence GTGCCACCCCGTCAACGCGTCCCGGAAGGGCCCGCCCCCGACCCGGCCGTCCAGAAGCTGCGCATCCAGTACGCCAAGCGCGGACGGCTGCGGTTCTCCTCCACGCGTGACTTCCAGCGCGCGTTGGAGCGTGCGTTGCGGCGGGCGTCGGTGCCGATGGCGTTCTCGGCCGGCTTCCACCCCCACCCCAGGATCAGCTACGCGAACGCCGCCCCGACGGGTACGGCGAGCGAGGCGGAGTACTTCGAGATACAGCTGCGCGAGCACCGCGACCCGGCGGTGCTGCACCGCGACCTGGACGAGGCGCTCCCGGACGGCCTGGACGTGGTCGTCGTACGGGAGGCGGCGACCGGCGCACTCGCGGACCTGCTGGAGGCGAGCGACTGGGTGCTGGACTTCGCCGACGTGGACCTCGCGACCCTCACCGCGGCCACCGCCCGACTCCTGGCGAGCGACCGCATCGAGGTGACCCGGATGATGAAGCGCGGTCCACGCACCTTCGACGTCCGCGAGGCGGTGCTGCACGCGCAGGCCGGACCGGCCGACGGCCCGCCCTACGCCTCCCGACTGGGTCTGCGGCTGCGCCACCTGACCCCCGCGGTGCGCCCGGACGACGTCCTCAGCGCGCTCGTGGAGGTCGCCGACCTTCGCCCGGCACGCCCCCCGTTGGTCACCCGGTCCCGTCAGGGACCGCTGCGCCCGGATGGGACCGTCGCGGATCCGCTCGCGGCCACGCCGGACGAGGTCCGCGCGCCGGACTGA
- a CDS encoding glycosyltransferase yields MDSEAFQSHRRLSHERTSTVSGPQDGHEGMGTDEPSAGERECGEAPLISICIPTYQGERFLAETVRSALAQDSDDFEVVVLDNASTDRTPEILDGFDDPRLVVQRNDETVDLPTNWRRVIEVSRGRYVKLLCADDLIHRSATRLQAAVLAEHPEVSVVASRRALINEDGRVLAHAMGLYGLLGPQTGRRIARRTVLGGGVNPVGEPAAVTFRRRDYDAVGGWDGSLVHPMDLDLWVRLLSRGSFIGQPDELAAFRVSPQALSAAHSPEQYQELGELVRRIAADPAWGLTRRDRLLADVSRKLTWTVLPVRQRWMRAGAVWPT; encoded by the coding sequence GTGGATTCAGAGGCGTTCCAGAGCCACCGGCGGCTCTCGCACGAGCGGACCAGCACGGTCTCCGGCCCGCAGGACGGTCACGAGGGGATGGGCACCGACGAACCTTCGGCTGGGGAGCGGGAATGCGGCGAGGCGCCGCTGATCTCGATCTGCATACCCACCTACCAGGGTGAGCGGTTCCTCGCCGAGACCGTCCGCTCCGCGCTCGCCCAGGACAGCGACGACTTCGAGGTCGTGGTCCTCGACAACGCGAGCACCGATCGGACCCCTGAGATCCTGGACGGCTTCGACGATCCGCGACTCGTCGTGCAGCGCAATGACGAGACCGTCGACCTGCCGACCAACTGGCGGCGCGTCATCGAGGTGTCCCGCGGGCGGTACGTGAAGCTGCTCTGCGCCGACGACCTGATCCATCGCTCGGCCACCCGCCTGCAGGCTGCGGTGCTCGCGGAACACCCCGAGGTCAGCGTGGTCGCGAGCAGGCGCGCCCTGATCAACGAGGACGGGCGGGTACTCGCCCACGCCATGGGACTGTATGGCCTGCTCGGACCGCAGACCGGTCGGCGCATCGCGCGACGAACGGTGCTCGGTGGCGGCGTGAATCCGGTGGGGGAGCCGGCCGCCGTGACGTTCCGCCGGCGGGACTACGACGCCGTCGGCGGATGGGACGGCTCGCTGGTGCACCCGATGGACCTGGACCTGTGGGTGCGGCTGTTGAGCAGGGGAAGCTTCATCGGGCAGCCGGACGAGCTCGCGGCCTTCCGGGTCAGCCCGCAGGCGCTCTCAGCCGCCCACTCGCCCGAGCAGTACCAGGAGTTGGGCGAGTTGGTCAGGCGGATCGCCGCCGATCCGGCCTGGGGCCTCACCCGGCGCGACCGACTCCTGGCGGACGTGAGCCGCAAGCTCACCTGGACGGTGCTGCCGGTGCGTCAGCGGTGGATGCGCGCCGGGGCTGTCTGGCCGACATGA
- a CDS encoding glycosyltransferase family 2 protein, whose translation MRIKGPIFAAPSVPVWAGATWVGEVFLDDVPSQGAPVDLVLDGADGFARARLLVRDRRQVWGFVTVDLSDGRVDADRVAAEIARLPEATAPQTDQLLARPEPISVVLCTRERPTDVRTALRSLLHQEYDGEYEIVVVDNAPVTDATREVVRALGDERIRLVTEPAPGVSRARNAGVAAARHELIAFTDDDVVTDPLWLTGLARAFAREGDNAWCVSGLVPTGELRTPPQAWFDQRVGWSRDLRPRTYMLREPPEDVPYFPFEVGRYGTGANFAVRRSAVLRLGGFDPDLGAGTRSKGGEDIDFFYRVIARGGSLVYEPSALVWHRHRDTQEALESQIDGYGCGLSAWATKLLLSPQDLMRGVRVLARREARARGRLRAHRPLLARTPQPQATGVVDVSSIEHRALLSGPWAYIGSRFFGR comes from the coding sequence ATGCGCATCAAGGGGCCGATCTTCGCTGCGCCGAGCGTGCCCGTCTGGGCCGGCGCCACGTGGGTGGGTGAGGTGTTTCTCGACGATGTGCCCTCGCAGGGGGCTCCTGTCGACTTGGTCCTGGACGGTGCCGACGGATTCGCCCGGGCGCGTCTGCTCGTGCGGGATCGGCGGCAGGTGTGGGGTTTCGTGACGGTCGACCTGTCGGACGGGAGGGTCGATGCCGATCGGGTGGCGGCCGAGATCGCGCGACTGCCGGAGGCCACCGCGCCGCAGACTGACCAGCTACTTGCCAGGCCCGAGCCGATCAGCGTGGTGCTCTGCACGCGCGAGCGACCGACCGACGTACGCACCGCACTGCGGTCCCTGCTCCATCAGGAGTACGACGGCGAGTACGAGATCGTCGTGGTGGACAACGCACCGGTCACCGACGCCACCCGCGAGGTGGTCCGTGCGCTCGGCGACGAGCGGATCCGGCTCGTCACCGAGCCGGCGCCCGGTGTCTCGCGGGCCCGGAACGCGGGGGTGGCGGCAGCGCGCCACGAGCTCATCGCGTTCACCGATGACGACGTCGTGACCGATCCGCTGTGGCTGACCGGGCTCGCGCGTGCCTTCGCTCGCGAAGGAGACAACGCGTGGTGCGTGAGCGGTCTGGTCCCCACCGGCGAACTGCGGACCCCGCCGCAGGCCTGGTTCGACCAGCGCGTCGGATGGAGCCGGGATCTGCGGCCGCGGACGTACATGTTGCGCGAACCGCCGGAGGATGTTCCGTACTTCCCCTTCGAGGTGGGCCGCTACGGCACCGGCGCCAACTTCGCGGTGCGCCGCTCGGCGGTGCTGCGGCTCGGCGGTTTCGACCCCGACCTCGGTGCGGGCACCCGCAGCAAGGGAGGGGAGGACATCGATTTCTTCTACCGCGTGATCGCCCGAGGCGGTTCCCTCGTCTACGAACCGTCGGCGCTGGTCTGGCACCGGCATCGCGACACCCAGGAGGCGTTGGAGTCGCAGATCGACGGGTACGGCTGTGGGCTGTCGGCGTGGGCGACCAAGCTGTTGCTCAGTCCTCAGGACCTGATGCGTGGGGTGCGGGTGCTCGCCCGTCGGGAGGCCCGCGCACGCGGGAGGTTGCGTGCACACCGCCCCCTGCTCGCACGCACGCCCCAGCCGCAGGCGACCGGCGTCGTCGACGTGTCGTCGATCGAACACCGCGCTCTGCTGTCCGGGCCCTGGGCCTACATCGGATCGCGGTTCTTCGGTCGTTGA